GCAGCAGCCACACACATTCGGGACGAACGAAATGACACGGGCGTTGGAAAAGGGTTTAGCGGCATGATTTTGGAAGACAAAGTGAGTTTGTTGGGACACACATGCTGCAGTAATCTCCACAGTGAAATGGAGGCCAGCTCACTTGCGCCCCTCTTCGCCCTGCATTcaaatacattattattattattaataataatattacaatAGAGTTATATAAAATAAGGGGTTGGAAGGATTTACCTTACTGGAAGTCTTTTTTggtttccacattttttttgtgtgtctgtcatAAGGTTTCAAAAGGTATACACAGTTACACATGATAAATAAGCACAGTCTATACATTTGAGAATCAACAATATGCGACCCCATATGACATgtattttagcaaaaaaaaaaaatgtaggtcaCTTTTGTTGAGACACACAAAAAGCCTTGGATGCAGGTGTTAGTGCATAGGTGCCTGCAGACAAAATGAATATTTGAGTATTGAACTGCCCTCTCCTGTCAAGAAATGACAGTCCTTTAAATAGAGTTCATTTTCACACCCTCCTCGATTAACATGTTACTTAAATATACCTCTATCTATATACATGACGTAAATAAGAATAGGACCAAGCATAAAAGATTGTTACCTGGTAAAGTGTCTATTAAGTCACAGCGAGTTTAAGGTAAAATAAAAAGCGGAACACAGTGACATCTGATCAAAGAAAATGAAAGCAACCCCAAGTGAGATCACGTTTGTATATGTTTCAGTCTGGAGGAGCACAGGAGGGTGTGATCAATCCTCACAAATTGGAAGGAAGCTTTGAGCGGACTGCTTGAGTTTCGAGATCTGACGAGTAGGCAGAGGAGCCCCTCCGGAGCGACGGGGATGGCGAGGCTACGACAGAGTGAGTTTGATGGGGGTGGCCCGGAGAAAGCTGAATTGGAGGAGTCAAATGACCGGGAACCGAGCTACAGGTTTTGGATTTGAGAGTGGGTGAGGAGAAAGGTGAGGGGTAATAACCGGTTTCCACAGAGGAGCAAGCAGTTTGGTACCCTAAGGCCTGGACCACCTCCTGGGGAAGAGATGAATGCGAGCTAGATAGCAGCTTTAGATCGTCAGAAAAACGACCGGGCTGTATATCTCTTCCTGCGGTGTGTGTCTGGACCGACGGATGTGAAGGAAGAGAGGACTGAGGCATGAGCAGGGAACTGTGGGATCCTGTGGCACTGGATGTGTCGCTGAAGTGGAAAGTCCTGCTCGTCACCGGGCTTTGAATAGTTGGGCTCGGTGCCAACGGAGTAAGGCATGGCGAGACATTGGCTGAACCGTACTGGGCCAGAGAAGCCAAGGCAGACCTCTCCAAAGACAACTGGTGTGGAAGATATCCGGACTGGAGACCTGCCAGGCTAAACTGCCCAAGTGGTGATGGTGAACCCTCGCTGGGCTGCTGGCCATTATCCCCTTTGCTTGAAGATGACAAGCCGTGCGGTGGGGAGTGGAGGAGGTTCAAGCCACTTGTAGTCCTGCCCCCTCCAGCAAATTGTGGCAAGGGGGTCACGTGAGGAGGCTTGGGGGGTGGCTGATTGTAGAGAAGCTGTCCTGGTATGGAGCTGGAAGAGCCAGTAGATATTGGGCTCTGACAACGTGTAGAAGAAATAAGTCCCTCTGTGGTGCCACCAGAAGCCCCCCCTGAAGGACCAGTTACTGCATGGCCCCCTACTGCGCCCTCTGTTGTCCTGCTGTTATGTGCGgcaatcccccctccccctgtcCCACTTGGACCTACCTCGATGTAGCTCGCTGCAGCTCCACTGGAAGCCCTTCCCAGAGATCCTCCTCCAAGAGTTGATATTAAACAGTCACTCGAAATGCCAATAAGGGAACCCACAGCTACTCCTCCGTTCGCTCCTCCAGAAACCTTTGATCCTAAAGAGGGTCGCCCCAGTGACCCGCTATTCGTCACTGCTACACTTAATTTTTCATAAGTCCCACCTACTGAGCCACGGGAAGTCCTCCCTGATGATCCTGCGGCAGTTGTGGAGACCAGTAAATCTCCAGAGGTCTCTCCCGCTGTCCCAACTGAAGCCCTCCCTAATGATCCCCCAGTGGTGGTTGATAACATTGATTCTAAAGAGGTCCCTTCGAATGAACCGCCAGAAGCCCTTCCTCGTGATGCAAGCGAGACCCCTCCCAAAGATCTTCTGGCTGGATCTGCTACTGACACACAGGTAACAGCGCCTGAGACCCCGGCTGCTGTTCTGCCACAAGCACCACCTGTTGATCCTTCAGAAACCCCTCCTGGTGATTCCCCTGAGATACCCCCCACTGATCCACCGGGAGCTGCTCCCAATCTGAAGAATTTCAGCGTACTCGCTTCCGTCATTGTGGCTGTAAAATCCTCACTGGCCCATCCACCATCACCTCCGCTCGCCCCTTCCAAAGACCCTCCGACTTCTCCACTCACAGGCCAGTCTCCTGCACCGCCGCAGGCGCCGACTGCACTTCCGCTTATTCCCGACCCTGTGCTTCCACCCGTCGATGTTTGGCGGAACAAATTGGATAAaggcggggtgctggagcgaaAAGGCTGCTGATGCTGTGGTTGTGAGTGTAGCTGGGCCAAACTCGATGAGGGCGAACCGGATGATGAGTACGGTTTGCGAGGAAGCGCAGAGGAGCCGCTCACATTAAACCCTGACTTGTTCTCATTCAGTCCACGGTGGCCTCCATTACCTGAACCTTGTTGGCTTGAACTAGTTGCCCCTGAACCTGTTTCTACATGCTGAGCCTGAAAAGAGTCCAGGAAGGACATGTCCACACCGGTGCGCCGTTTCGAAGGTGTGCTGACGGGAGAATCCCCAGCAGACCCAGGAGCTGGCGAAGATGGCCCAAAAGTGTGAAACTTCTTTTGTCGACTGGGGGGATCCTTCAGGGACCCCAGCACTGAAATCGGAGGCCTGAAAAGAGTTGGTGGAAGGTGGGGATGGTGTGTGAGAGCGATTGCGACCGaggtggtggcggcggccgCCTGGAGAGGCGCCTGGATTAGTGGGGCCCAGATGACAGGTGTGGGCGAAGGTGGTGTCTGGGGAGGGGCGTTCTGCAGGAGGTGGGCACAGTGGGCCATGTCCCTGTCGTGCTGCACAATTTGTTGGATGATTTCATTCTCCTGGTAGTTGAGGACACCCGAGCTGAGGTCATGCTGCACCTTATGCTGCAGGATGGAATTTTTCTTGCCTATCAAAGCATACAGagaaacagacacacaaacagacagcgacaggggagaaaaaaagagagggggaaaaaaacaagaatgagCATATCTTGTCAGCAGATAGTGCTcagctgacatttttttgtgtactcGAGCGACAACCTTATTTTACAGCATCCCTCGCCTGTGGAAGCTAGCACAAAAAGGGTACAGAGGAATCACAGCAAAATGCTCAAGAAAGAGATAATGAGATTGCACAATGCAACGGGGATAACAAACAGAGTGGCGACAAAGAGAAACAGCAAtaaaagacagatgggatacaAACCAACCAGAAACGAGGAAGTATGACAGCCTCAAACTGGAGTCGGTTTATGTCTCAGTAGCTCTGACTGCGCAAttgcatagacaaacaaacctTTTAGCAAGTGGATGCATATTCATTTGGGTGGcttttggaccaaaaaaaagaagaaatctaaAATCAAACAAACTGACTATATCTGTCATGGTGATCATCATGAGTAAAGTGgagtaaacaaataaataaagaaacaaatattATCTTCACTGGGCAATTCGGTAAATATGTGAATAAATGCaattattacattatttttcCATATATACACATGTTAACATGTCAAATCATCAAGATATAAAATGATACATTACATTTTTGTCAGGCAACATAAAAATCAACACTGTCACAGTTGATTTGTttaggaccaacaggtggctatGTAGGGCTTCTCctacagcggcacacctgttggtcatcatgtcattcgtaggttttctggtaaaaggactcccggcctgaccactcggtgtcgggtcttTGTGTCTGTCGCTTCTGTTGGTTTGTGTttatcatgtcatttttttttttgcttatgccatgggttttgttgttactttgaattcttgttgttttcaggactttgcttGTTTGGGATTTGGTTTTCTCAGTGTTTGATTaatacattttgtcaagttcaccgtgctcctccctcttgcctgctttttgtggTCCTCCAGCACCACCTTTCGTgacaaacaaaaagtatagTTGGGCAGCAACACGActgtaattgtttattttttaatcctaaaattctttcaaaaaatgacatgatatttcaatgttccaaaaatatacctcaccccccccctcctcgccaccacacacacaccaaaatgagAAGACAACAAACGTTTCTTGTTATATATCGTGATTTACCGCATGTGATGATTTCAGGGTTCAAGGGTGTTTTTACAGCAGCTGTTCTGAGGTTTTACTTGCTTTGGAATTGTTAAtggcttgccaacaccgctctcAAAGTCAAGTCTGTCAAGGACTGCCAAGGTCAAAGAGACTAGCTGACTCCACCCTCCCTCAGAAACTGCAGAAGCCCTGACCTCTAAGTCCATTAGCCATAATCGAGCGGTGACAGGGTCAATTCGTATGCCTGCCATTCTCAATTCCAGCCTGAATAACcccaaaatattccaaatgcaATTAGATGCAGATCAAGCCGTCCGTTATGACTGGTTGCTCTATGCGGCTGGAGCGCTTCCTCCGAGGACAACCCCCGAATCCACCTGCTTGCTAATCGCTTGCAAAACCTCTAATCAGATTGTGCAAGTCCATCAAGTAAGTCATTAATTTGTGCGTCAGCGCTATACGGTGCGCCGGTGACTTTATTAAGAGAGACAGGGACGTACAGCCAGGATAAAGGGCTGTACACAGGAGACCATCTCGAAGATCGCTATCAGCCCGCTGTATATTTTCAAGGCAGCCATTTGCGACAAAGAGTCTCCCCCCTATAAGCAATGTCTCTATCCTCCCTTCTAAACATAGCCGAGGATAAAAACCGAGTAGGCGAGTGACGGCTGAGTGATGATACGGACGTGCCTCTCattgtgaatattttatttgtgcagGGCTTTGAGTAGACTGATG
This Hippocampus zosterae strain Florida chromosome 4, ASM2543408v3, whole genome shotgun sequence DNA region includes the following protein-coding sequences:
- the LOC127599969 gene encoding potassium/sodium hyperpolarization-activated cyclic nucleotide-gated channel 1-like, which gives rise to MDRLHSSMRKRLYSLPQHIGHKTSIMGEGEDADKDTRRKSIRMKPLPSPTSVGSCRGTGETKSGESLIMETDIGRPLKTSSNGDCRRFRGSLSSITSRHVHDSDSAEERRLITEGDVTPSEESPPGAIGESAPEQGAQEAGGGGASAGNGESAPPSESQADAQSGFIKLDGIEQILPDDERLYQAGFMHRQFGAMLQPGVNKFSLRMFGSEKAVEREQERVKSAGFWIIHPYSDFRFYWDLTMLLLMVGNLIIIPVGITFFKDEHTPPWIVFNVVSDTFFLLDLVLNFRTGIVKEDNTEIILDPQQIKIKYLRSWFVVDFISSIPVDYIFLIVETRIDSDFYKTARALRIVRFTKILSLLRLLRLSRLIRYIHQWEEIFHMTYDLASAMVRIVNLIGMMLLLCHWDGCLQFLVPMLQDFPADCWVSKNKMVNDTWGQQYSYALFKAMSHMLCIGYGMYPPVGMTDVWLTILSMIVGATCYAMFVGHATALIQSLDSSRRQYQEKYKQVEQYMSFHKLPADMRQRIHDYYEHRYQGKMFDEESILGELNEPLREEIINFNCRKLVASMPLFANADPNFVTSMLTKLKFEVFQPGDYIIREGTIGKKMYFIQHGVVSVLTKGSKETKLSDGSYFGEICLLTRGRRTASVRADTYCRLYSLSVDNFNEVLEEYPMMRRAFETVALDRLDRIGKKNSILQHKVQHDLSSGVLNYQENEIIQQIVQHDRDMAHCAHLLQNAPPQTPPSPTPVIWAPLIQAPLQAAAATTSVAIALTHHPHLPPTLFRPPISVLGSLKDPPSRQKKFHTFGPSSPAPGSAGDSPVSTPSKRRTGVDMSFLDSFQAQHVETGSGATSSSQQGSGNGGHRGLNENKSGFNVSGSSALPRKPYSSSGSPSSSLAQLHSQPQHQQPFRSSTPPLSNLFRQTSTGGSTGSGISGSAVGACGGAGDWPVSGEVGGSLEGASGGDGGWASEDFTATMTEASTLKFFRLGAAPGGSVGGISGESPGGVSEGSTGGACGRTAAGVSGAVTCVSVADPARRSLGGVSLASRGRASGGSFEGTSLESMLSTTTGGSLGRASVGTAGETSGDLLVSTTAAGSSGRTSRGSVGGTYEKLSVAVTNSGSLGRPSLGSKVSGGANGGVAVGSLIGISSDCLISTLGGGSLGRASSGAAASYIEVGPSGTGGGGIAAHNSRTTEGAVGGHAVTGPSGGASGGTTEGLISSTRCQSPISTGSSSSIPGQLLYNQPPPKPPHVTPLPQFAGGGRTTSGLNLLHSPPHGLSSSSKGDNGQQPSEGSPSPLGQFSLAGLQSGYLPHQLSLERSALASLAQYGSANVSPCLTPLAPSPTIQSPVTSRTFHFSDTSSATGSHSSLLMPQSSLPSHPSVQTHTAGRDIQPGRFSDDLKLLSSSHSSLPQEVVQALGYQTACSSVETGYYPSPFSSPTLKSKTCSSVPGHLTPPIQLSPGHPHQTHSVVASPSPSLRRGSSAYSSDLETQAVRSKLPSNL